In a genomic window of Methanomassiliicoccus sp.:
- a CDS encoding GNAT family N-acetyltransferase, giving the protein MGVLDILKKALLTRVNDLVSLLIVVAGKLGVKVALFHVYTIHSPAQALPLPADEDAITVRHDIASSRPNEELLSIWDGGQRIGGLDLTNESHYVNHIRTCVAFDGWYMFNLGIVKPMRSRGYAKRLIEESLRTHPGERMYAMVAFANTPSRKLMESCGFTREDPIVYINILGRGFRNSRSRRYLRPVRMYPSNSSGGDVPIDRSL; this is encoded by the coding sequence ATGGGCGTCCTTGACATCTTGAAAAAGGCACTCTTGACCCGTGTGAACGATCTCGTCAGCCTCTTGATCGTGGTAGCGGGTAAACTGGGCGTCAAGGTTGCCCTGTTCCATGTCTACACCATTCACAGCCCGGCCCAGGCACTACCTCTTCCGGCAGACGAGGACGCCATCACGGTACGCCATGATATCGCCTCCTCACGACCGAACGAGGAGCTGCTATCGATTTGGGACGGAGGCCAGCGCATCGGCGGCCTCGATCTGACCAATGAATCTCATTACGTCAATCACATCCGCACCTGTGTGGCCTTCGACGGCTGGTATATGTTCAATCTAGGTATCGTCAAACCTATGAGGTCCCGGGGGTATGCCAAGAGGCTTATAGAGGAGTCTCTCCGCACCCACCCCGGCGAACGAATGTACGCTATGGTGGCCTTCGCCAACACTCCGTCCAGGAAGCTCATGGAGAGCTGTGGCTTCACCAGAGAGGATCCCATAGTGTACATCAACATCCTGGGGCGGGGGTTCAGGAACAGCCGGTCCCGGAGGTATCTGCGGCCCGTTAGGATGTACCCCTCAAACTCTTCCGGCGGCGATGTACCAATCGATCGTTCGCTTTAA
- a CDS encoding GDP-L-fucose synthase — protein MSFWNSKKVLVTGGAGFLGSFLIEELKKAGGSPSDIMVPRSRHKDLRVWENCLDVVEGQDIVIHLAASVGGIGFNQENPATLFYDNAIMGIQLMEAARRSGVRKFVQLGTICAYPKFTPVPFKEEDLWNGYPEETNAPYGLAKKMLLVQAQAYRQQYGFNAIYLLPVNLYGPRDNFDPRSSHVIPALIRKFVEAKKNGADSVTLWGTGRATREFLYVEDAARGIRQAAESFDGPEPVNLGAGFEISIMDLALLIKELTGFDGELVWDTSKPDGQPRRMLDTSRAKEKFGFEAHTDFREGLKRTIDWYIAAGRV, from the coding sequence ATGTCATTCTGGAATTCCAAGAAGGTGCTCGTCACCGGGGGAGCGGGATTCCTCGGTTCGTTCCTGATCGAGGAACTGAAAAAGGCCGGGGGGTCCCCCTCGGACATCATGGTGCCGCGTTCGAGGCACAAGGACCTGCGGGTGTGGGAGAACTGCCTGGATGTGGTCGAGGGCCAGGATATCGTCATTCACCTGGCGGCATCCGTGGGGGGCATCGGCTTCAACCAGGAGAACCCTGCCACGCTGTTCTACGACAACGCCATCATGGGCATCCAGCTCATGGAGGCGGCGAGGCGGAGCGGCGTGAGGAAGTTCGTGCAGCTGGGCACGATATGCGCGTACCCCAAGTTCACGCCGGTGCCGTTCAAGGAGGAGGATCTGTGGAACGGATATCCGGAGGAGACCAATGCGCCGTACGGACTGGCCAAGAAGATGCTGTTGGTGCAGGCGCAGGCATACCGGCAACAGTACGGATTCAATGCCATATATCTCCTGCCGGTGAACCTTTACGGCCCCCGAGACAACTTTGACCCGAGGTCCTCACACGTCATCCCGGCACTGATCAGGAAATTCGTCGAAGCGAAGAAGAACGGCGCGGACAGCGTCACCCTGTGGGGCACGGGAAGGGCGACCCGAGAATTCCTGTACGTCGAGGATGCGGCAAGAGGGATCCGTCAAGCGGCCGAGAGCTTCGATGGCCCGGAGCCGGTGAACCTGGGAGCGGGATTCGAGATCTCCATCATGGACCTGGCGCTGCTGATCAAGGAGCTAACCGGGTTCGATGGAGAGCTGGTCTGGGATACCTCTAAGCCAGACGGCCAACCCCGCCGCATGCTTGACACTTCTCGAGCTAAGGAGAAATTCGGGTTCGAAGCTCACACCGACTTTCGTGAGGGCTTAAAGCGAACGATCGATTGGTACATCGCCGCCGGAAGAGTTTGA
- the gmd gene encoding GDP-mannose 4,6-dehydratase codes for MEDLTKKALITGITGQDGSYLAEYLLSKDYEVHGIIRRASTFNTSRIDGIYIDPHEEGARLRLHFGDLSDSEAINNIIYNICPDEIYNLGAQSHVRVSFEVPEYTTNVVATGVTRMLESIRRSKKAIKFYQASSSEMFGAAAPPQSETTPFEPRSPYACSKLYAYWLTRNYREGYDIFACNGILFNHESPRRGETFVTRKVTRAIAAIRAGKQDALYLGNLDARRDWGYAPEYVQVMHELLQMEKPDDFVIGTGETHSVREFVEEAFEYAGLDQAQYVRIDPKYFRPTEVEALVADASKARKVLKFEPKIKFRELTRIMVDADMRAAGLEPIGEGDAILKSKFPNRWWGVD; via the coding sequence GTGGAAGATCTGACGAAGAAAGCGCTCATCACTGGCATTACTGGTCAGGACGGTTCGTACCTTGCGGAGTACCTGCTGTCAAAGGACTACGAGGTCCACGGCATAATCCGAAGGGCGAGCACATTCAACACCTCACGCATCGACGGCATCTATATCGATCCGCACGAGGAGGGGGCCAGGCTCCGCCTGCATTTCGGCGACCTATCTGACTCGGAAGCCATCAACAACATCATCTATAACATATGCCCGGACGAGATCTACAACCTAGGTGCGCAGAGCCATGTGCGCGTCTCGTTCGAGGTGCCGGAGTACACCACCAACGTCGTAGCGACCGGGGTCACCAGGATGCTGGAGTCGATCCGTCGGTCCAAGAAGGCGATCAAGTTCTATCAGGCATCCTCGTCGGAGATGTTCGGGGCTGCGGCGCCCCCGCAATCCGAGACCACCCCGTTCGAGCCCCGTTCACCGTACGCCTGCTCCAAGCTCTATGCTTACTGGCTGACGCGCAACTACCGAGAAGGATACGACATATTTGCCTGCAACGGCATCCTGTTCAATCACGAATCACCCCGCCGGGGGGAGACCTTCGTCACCCGCAAGGTGACCCGCGCCATCGCCGCCATCAGGGCCGGGAAGCAAGACGCACTGTACCTTGGTAACCTTGACGCACGTAGGGACTGGGGGTACGCGCCAGAGTACGTTCAGGTGATGCACGAGCTGCTGCAGATGGAGAAGCCGGACGACTTCGTCATCGGGACGGGGGAGACCCACTCGGTGAGGGAGTTCGTCGAGGAGGCGTTCGAATACGCGGGATTGGACCAGGCCCAGTACGTGAGGATCGATCCCAAGTACTTCCGGCCGACCGAGGTCGAGGCCTTGGTCGCCGATGCATCGAAAGCCAGGAAAGTGCTGAAGTTCGAGCCGAAGATCAAGTTCAGGGAACTGACCAGAATCATGGTCGATGCCGACATGCGCGCCGCCGGGCTGGAGCCCATCGGCGAGGGTGATGCCATTCTGAAGAGTAAGTTCCCCAATCGCTGGTGGGGGGTAGACTGA
- a CDS encoding ABC transporter ATP-binding protein encodes MIEIRNVSKQYFISQSKGYYHAGGGRLGDNLAMAVRHPIRSIKNVRQPKECFWALQDIKYDVQKGESVGIIGRNGAGKSTLLKILSQITYPTEGEVVLRGSVGSLLEVGTGFHPDLTGRENIFLNGAILGMTKKQIEARFDAIVQFAEVEKFLDTPIKRFSSGMYLRLAFAVAAHLEPDVLIADEVLAVGDQQFQTKCLGKMKEVSEEGRTVIFVSHNMHAVKNLCQSALLLKSGKVAGKGAVDDVIAEYSQSLDAQDGIFPVRAQGIEIVSMEILQSGRDAILIDGSEEFDIIVRFNLSERADKLRMGVFINNSLGDELIRSYFTDWDSRNDSLGPGNFEARLTFPKRLLVAGNYTITIGAHKMGGFDMLAGHRVERAINVSMPSDFNSGGMADPLRSQIILDRRWDVRKG; translated from the coding sequence ATGATCGAGATTCGGAATGTTTCTAAGCAGTATTTCATAAGTCAGAGCAAAGGCTACTATCATGCCGGGGGCGGGAGGCTGGGCGACAATCTGGCCATGGCGGTCCGCCATCCTATCCGCAGCATCAAGAACGTCCGCCAGCCCAAGGAGTGCTTCTGGGCCCTGCAGGACATCAAATACGACGTACAGAAGGGAGAGAGCGTGGGTATCATCGGTCGTAATGGGGCAGGAAAGAGCACGCTCCTGAAGATCCTCTCCCAGATCACCTACCCTACTGAGGGCGAGGTCGTTCTCCGCGGGTCGGTGGGGTCCCTCCTGGAAGTAGGCACCGGATTCCACCCGGACCTGACCGGCAGGGAGAACATCTTTCTCAACGGAGCCATCCTGGGGATGACCAAGAAGCAGATCGAGGCTCGGTTCGACGCCATCGTACAGTTCGCCGAGGTCGAGAAGTTCCTGGATACGCCCATCAAGAGGTTCTCTTCAGGAATGTACCTCCGCCTGGCGTTCGCCGTGGCCGCGCATCTGGAGCCGGACGTCCTCATCGCCGACGAGGTGCTGGCGGTCGGGGATCAGCAGTTCCAGACCAAGTGCCTGGGCAAGATGAAGGAGGTGTCCGAGGAGGGACGCACGGTCATCTTCGTCTCCCACAACATGCACGCCGTGAAGAACCTGTGCCAGAGCGCCCTGCTCCTCAAGTCGGGAAAGGTCGCGGGGAAGGGCGCGGTCGACGATGTCATCGCCGAGTACTCGCAGTCCCTCGACGCTCAGGACGGCATCTTCCCGGTCAGAGCCCAGGGCATCGAGATTGTGTCCATGGAGATCCTCCAGTCGGGACGGGATGCCATACTCATCGACGGGTCGGAGGAGTTCGACATCATCGTGCGTTTCAACCTGTCGGAGAGGGCGGACAAGCTACGCATGGGAGTGTTCATCAACAATTCTCTGGGCGATGAACTGATCCGCTCGTACTTTACCGACTGGGACAGCCGAAACGACAGCCTGGGGCCTGGCAACTTCGAAGCTCGGCTTACCTTCCCCAAGCGGTTGCTGGTCGCCGGTAACTACACCATCACCATCGGCGCCCATAAGATGGGGGGCTTCGATATGCTGGCCGGACACCGGGTGGAGAGGGCGATCAACGTATCCATGCCCTCGGACTTCAACTCCGGCGGTATGGCTGATCCGCTCCGGTCGCAGATCATCCTGGACCGCCGGTGGGACGTCCGCAAGGGCTGA
- a CDS encoding histidine phosphatase family protein: MAERWYLATIRHGETDFNKQSRYAGTMDIPLNGAGREDARRAYGEIMRIGFDVSVASPLQRAVETAEILTGGSVRVVTCEHARERDFGVLQGRTSADVESVRPPIHFIKVGNDYHSVDIPGGEKFEDLRARAERFHQYMLDNHRGRRVLVVSHGVFLQQYHGVLRGQDWIDALCSHVGNLELTMFEMDGDRVVSEERRRLMGRAQNEF, from the coding sequence TTGGCTGAACGCTGGTATCTTGCCACCATACGCCACGGCGAGACTGACTTCAACAAGCAAAGCCGGTACGCGGGGACGATGGACATCCCCCTCAACGGAGCGGGCCGGGAGGACGCCAGGCGGGCCTACGGAGAGATCATGAGAATCGGATTCGACGTGTCGGTGGCTTCGCCCTTGCAACGAGCCGTGGAGACGGCCGAGATACTGACCGGAGGCAGCGTGCGGGTCGTCACCTGCGAGCATGCCAGAGAGCGTGATTTCGGCGTTCTGCAGGGACGAACTAGCGCGGACGTGGAGAGCGTTAGGCCGCCCATACATTTCATTAAGGTGGGGAACGACTATCATTCCGTAGATATCCCCGGAGGAGAAAAGTTCGAGGACCTGAGGGCCCGTGCCGAAAGGTTCCACCAATACATGCTCGACAACCACCGGGGCCGGCGGGTGCTGGTGGTCTCCCATGGAGTCTTCCTCCAGCAGTACCACGGGGTCCTTAGGGGACAGGACTGGATCGACGCGCTGTGCTCCCATGTGGGGAACCTGGAGCTTACCATGTTCGAGATGGACGGCGACAGGGTGGTATCGGAGGAGCGCAGACGACTGATGGGCAGAGCCCAGAACGAGTTCTGA
- a CDS encoding GNAT family N-acetyltransferase: MIGSIEEMRDFEDRWERLRLESGGTVFSSDFLVRTWFEAFSKTASPRVVVVENDHGLIGVAPLAYYRYRVAGFPFKMLTLAGDVKGLLRLYTNSVLYRSEDPEALESLVMAIKRQDWNVLWTANMDRCKLVDQYMEKASSTWNCLDFDPVSKVTIPIPDSGEISCLFDKKGKRTLKKALNKIEREGHRMTFRNVPYEDIDRAAETYAQQHIGRWATKGGSHFSNTNNVDFLKMASKAAYTRKKGFVYELEIDGQVAAQMFGFLEGRTAYGYRIGMSNDFMPYSPGWLICNSLFAELREKGIECCVMGRGSERYKYEMGGVESPLVGIGATRGIASWVSRIASSRPVKAIGSRLNQSGPASVHIAPGETPVGADDMSEGTRNQAPLSPGGVED, from the coding sequence GTGATAGGATCGATCGAGGAGATGCGGGATTTCGAGGACCGCTGGGAACGGTTGAGGCTCGAGAGCGGCGGGACGGTCTTCTCCTCTGATTTCCTCGTTCGGACGTGGTTCGAGGCGTTCTCCAAGACGGCTTCCCCCAGGGTGGTCGTCGTAGAGAATGACCATGGCCTCATTGGTGTCGCCCCGCTGGCCTATTACAGGTACCGGGTAGCTGGATTTCCCTTCAAGATGTTGACCCTGGCTGGGGACGTCAAGGGACTGCTTCGGCTGTACACCAACTCGGTCCTTTACCGGAGTGAGGACCCTGAAGCTCTTGAATCCCTGGTCATGGCCATCAAGCGCCAGGACTGGAACGTGCTATGGACGGCCAACATGGACCGGTGCAAGCTAGTCGACCAGTACATGGAGAAGGCCTCATCCACCTGGAACTGCCTCGATTTCGACCCGGTCAGTAAGGTGACCATCCCCATACCCGACAGCGGCGAGATCAGCTGCCTGTTCGACAAGAAGGGGAAGCGGACGTTGAAGAAAGCACTCAACAAGATCGAGCGGGAGGGTCACCGTATGACCTTTAGGAACGTGCCCTACGAGGACATCGATCGAGCCGCCGAGACCTATGCCCAGCAGCATATCGGGCGCTGGGCCACCAAGGGGGGGAGCCACTTCAGCAACACGAACAACGTCGATTTCCTGAAGATGGCCAGCAAGGCCGCCTACACTCGGAAAAAGGGCTTCGTTTACGAGCTGGAGATCGACGGCCAGGTCGCCGCCCAGATGTTCGGCTTTCTGGAGGGGAGAACGGCCTATGGCTACCGCATCGGCATGAGCAATGATTTCATGCCCTACTCCCCCGGTTGGCTCATTTGCAATTCCCTGTTCGCCGAGCTTCGGGAGAAAGGGATCGAATGCTGCGTGATGGGCCGCGGCTCGGAGCGGTACAAGTACGAGATGGGAGGGGTTGAGTCCCCTCTGGTGGGCATAGGAGCGACCCGGGGGATCGCTTCCTGGGTGTCCCGCATCGCATCGTCAAGGCCGGTAAAGGCCATCGGGTCTAGGCTCAATCAGAGCGGCCCGGCGAGCGTCCACATCGCTCCGGGGGAAACCCCTGTGGGAGCGGACGATATGTCGGAAGGGACGCGAAACCAGGCGCCGCTATCACCAGGAGGTGTTGAGGATTGA
- a CDS encoding GNAT family N-acetyltransferase — protein sequence MKSTVITSYEELAEHEDRWEVLRRECRGTVFSSNYLTQAWFKANEASAAPRVILIEDKGELVGVAPLTTYRYKVAGIPVKMLALAGEMKDRLRLSTTQVLYPQGRADVLHEIIDQIKRLDWGMMTTINLESNRATKDFLEAVRGKWFTTEFPQGQKLTLTLPAEGDITQNFNFNARRNLKKNLRRMERAGHTIELKRLAAEDIDRAVDVYTQQHIERWASKGGSYFRNPENPGFLREAVMAAYKRDVGFAYELLIDGQIASQRFGFFDGDRAYGYRFGMNNALMDHSPGWLMNYYFFNELRDKGYTTLVIGAGTESYKYEMGGEVTPLIGVRASRGVVSLMNRVLMSPFMQRLDDRFGLTNKVVKTGSETD from the coding sequence TTGAAGAGCACAGTCATAACTTCTTACGAGGAGCTTGCTGAGCACGAGGATCGCTGGGAAGTGTTAAGGAGGGAATGCAGGGGCACTGTGTTCTCTTCCAACTACCTGACCCAGGCCTGGTTCAAGGCCAATGAGGCATCGGCGGCTCCTAGGGTCATCCTGATCGAGGACAAGGGTGAGCTGGTTGGCGTTGCGCCATTGACGACATACCGGTACAAGGTCGCCGGGATCCCCGTTAAGATGCTGGCCCTCGCCGGCGAGATGAAGGACCGCCTACGGCTTTCCACCACTCAGGTGCTCTATCCTCAGGGGCGGGCTGATGTCCTCCATGAGATCATCGACCAGATCAAGCGCCTGGACTGGGGCATGATGACGACCATCAACCTGGAGAGCAATCGGGCCACCAAGGACTTCCTTGAAGCGGTTCGAGGGAAATGGTTCACCACGGAGTTCCCCCAGGGCCAGAAGCTCACCCTCACCCTACCGGCGGAGGGGGACATCACCCAGAACTTCAACTTCAACGCCCGGCGCAACCTGAAGAAGAACCTGCGACGTATGGAACGGGCCGGGCATACCATAGAGCTCAAGCGGCTGGCGGCAGAAGACATCGACCGGGCGGTCGATGTTTACACTCAGCAGCACATCGAGCGCTGGGCCTCCAAGGGAGGGAGCTACTTCCGGAACCCGGAGAACCCTGGCTTCCTCAGGGAGGCGGTCATGGCGGCATACAAGCGGGACGTAGGCTTCGCCTACGAGCTCCTGATCGACGGTCAGATCGCTTCCCAGCGCTTCGGGTTCTTTGACGGGGACCGCGCCTACGGTTACCGTTTCGGCATGAACAATGCGCTGATGGACCATTCCCCCGGTTGGCTGATGAACTATTACTTTTTCAACGAATTGAGGGACAAGGGATACACCACCCTAGTGATCGGCGCGGGGACAGAGTCCTACAAGTACGAGATGGGCGGAGAGGTCACCCCGCTCATCGGGGTGCGGGCCTCCCGAGGTGTCGTGTCCCTGATGAACCGGGTCCTGATGTCGCCGTTCATGCAGCGGCTCGACGATCGGTTCGGGCTCACTAACAAGGTCGTCAAGACCGGCTCGGAGACCGACTGA
- a CDS encoding oligosaccharide flippase family protein, with the protein MGYKDLAKDAVIIGITQVMVNLGNFLLLPFITNGLSTNDYGLWTQVLVIISLLSSVAMLGQVMTILRFMRAKDDKRSISTEYFTVVGMVTLGSACLSLPLCILSVPLANILLDNGSYAALLAMAAMIIPLEALVGMNYAYFRAMGKIRTFAALSIFHAFGEISLILVFVLGGLGVFGAVLGSLVIGILAFSIGFALVVHQVGITRPSWKMARRNMKFGLPLAPNNIIRWVIQSSDRILVNLILGLTMAGIYSAAYNIGGVMFLIVAPIQMILYPTLAKLYDEGNIDEVKEYMRRSFRYYMMLAMPAVVGLSILASPIMIAMTNPNYAIGAIVIPLVAIAGLANGMFKFVENVTHLVKKTHLNLITFGFPALTDVVLVLVLTPHMGIAGAALATTISYIEMLIIGVLISRKFLRFSVEWNFVLKSAAASLAMIALILLINPSNIMGIALAIAVSIPAYFAMLYVLRGFTRVEVDIVKEYIHRALAWKKEKRLEH; encoded by the coding sequence ATGGGGTACAAGGATCTTGCCAAGGATGCGGTGATCATCGGGATCACGCAAGTCATGGTGAACCTAGGCAATTTCCTCCTGCTGCCATTCATCACCAACGGCCTATCGACCAACGACTATGGGCTGTGGACCCAGGTGCTGGTCATAATCTCCCTGCTATCCTCGGTAGCGATGCTGGGCCAGGTCATGACCATCCTGCGGTTCATGAGGGCGAAAGATGATAAAAGGAGCATCAGCACCGAATATTTCACTGTTGTCGGCATGGTCACGCTAGGCAGTGCGTGCCTATCTCTACCGCTGTGCATCCTGTCTGTCCCCCTGGCCAATATCCTGCTAGACAACGGAAGCTATGCTGCCTTGCTTGCAATGGCCGCGATGATCATTCCCTTAGAAGCGTTGGTCGGTATGAACTACGCTTACTTCCGAGCGATGGGGAAGATTAGGACCTTTGCAGCACTGAGCATCTTCCATGCTTTTGGTGAGATCAGCCTTATCCTTGTGTTCGTCCTCGGCGGGCTAGGGGTGTTCGGGGCAGTGCTGGGTTCGCTCGTCATCGGCATTCTCGCCTTCTCCATCGGCTTCGCCCTGGTCGTCCACCAGGTCGGCATAACTCGCCCCAGCTGGAAGATGGCTAGGCGCAACATGAAATTCGGGTTGCCCCTCGCTCCTAACAACATCATCCGATGGGTCATACAATCCAGTGACAGGATCCTCGTCAACCTCATCCTGGGGTTGACCATGGCCGGCATATATTCAGCGGCCTACAACATCGGCGGAGTAATGTTCCTGATAGTCGCCCCCATCCAGATGATCCTCTACCCCACGCTGGCGAAGCTCTACGATGAGGGCAACATCGATGAGGTCAAGGAATACATGAGACGATCCTTCCGTTACTACATGATGCTGGCGATGCCCGCTGTAGTCGGCTTATCCATACTGGCCTCCCCTATCATGATCGCTATGACCAATCCGAATTACGCTATCGGTGCCATAGTTATCCCGCTCGTCGCCATCGCTGGATTAGCCAACGGGATGTTTAAGTTCGTGGAGAACGTCACCCACCTGGTCAAGAAGACCCATCTCAATCTCATCACCTTTGGCTTTCCAGCGCTCACCGATGTCGTCCTTGTCCTCGTACTAACTCCTCACATGGGAATAGCAGGGGCCGCCCTGGCTACTACCATCTCTTACATCGAGATGCTCATCATCGGTGTGCTCATCTCCCGTAAGTTCCTGAGGTTCTCCGTGGAGTGGAACTTCGTGCTCAAGAGCGCCGCGGCCTCACTGGCGATGATCGCCCTCATACTATTGATTAACCCCAGTAACATAATGGGGATTGCCCTGGCCATTGCGGTGAGCATTCCGGCCTACTTCGCCATGCTGTACGTCCTCAGGGGATTCACTCGAGTCGAGGTGGACATTGTCAAGGAATACATCCACCGGGCCCTCGCCTGGAAGAAAGAGAAGAGGCTGGAGCACTAA
- a CDS encoding GNAT family N-acetyltransferase — MRDRLRLSTNSILYRPDRFDVLETLLGEIKKLDWSVLWAINMERSEPTGHFIERVRSTWNVIECDEKSNLVVPLPAAGDLSEMYDYNARRNYRKIVNRMEREKMEVRLEEITADGIDQAVDLYARQHIERWASKGGSYFRNPENVKFMKLATREACARHYGYAYQLRINGEVAAQVFGFQEGKRAYGERIGMDDRFGRYSPGWLISHRLLMTLRDQGVEEFELGWGGESYKYKMGGEERPLVGIGATRGIVSLAVRLVLQPRMQGVKDRLGIMSGKRDVKPAAQSIGPEHDQESIVQ, encoded by the coding sequence ATGCGCGACAGGCTCAGGCTCTCAACCAACTCGATACTCTATCGTCCGGATCGTTTCGATGTGCTCGAAACCCTCCTGGGCGAGATCAAGAAGCTTGACTGGAGCGTCCTGTGGGCGATCAATATGGAGAGATCGGAGCCCACAGGCCATTTCATCGAAAGGGTGAGGTCAACCTGGAACGTCATCGAGTGCGATGAGAAGAGCAACCTGGTGGTACCTCTCCCTGCTGCCGGGGACCTGAGCGAGATGTATGATTACAATGCGAGGAGGAACTATCGGAAGATAGTCAACCGCATGGAGCGGGAGAAGATGGAGGTGAGGCTGGAGGAGATCACAGCGGACGGCATCGACCAGGCGGTGGATCTCTACGCGAGACAGCACATCGAGCGCTGGGCCTCCAAGGGCGGGAGCTACTTCCGGAACCCGGAGAACGTCAAGTTCATGAAGCTGGCCACGCGAGAAGCCTGCGCCCGCCACTACGGTTACGCCTACCAGCTGCGTATCAACGGAGAGGTGGCGGCCCAGGTGTTCGGATTCCAAGAAGGGAAGAGAGCCTATGGCGAGCGGATCGGAATGGACGACCGGTTCGGCCGATACTCGCCGGGATGGCTCATCAGCCACCGTCTGCTCATGACCTTGCGAGACCAGGGTGTGGAGGAGTTCGAGCTGGGGTGGGGGGGAGAGAGCTACAAGTACAAGATGGGCGGGGAGGAGAGGCCGTTAGTGGGGATTGGAGCGACCCGAGGAATAGTGTCTCTTGCCGTTCGCCTCGTCCTGCAGCCTCGGATGCAAGGAGTGAAGGACCGTCTTGGCATCATGTCCGGTAAGAGGGATGTCAAGCCGGCCGCCCAATCGATCGGACCGGAGCACGACCAGGAGAGCATAGTCCAATGA
- a CDS encoding GNAT family N-acetyltransferase, protein MKVTLIDSPEELPDFEERWESLRRECGGTVFASNYLTRAWFEGYGHIAEPRVIVVEDGGDLVGVAPLTTYQYRIGKLPVKVLALAGEMRDRLRLSTTSLLFMPERKDILDLMMREIKRLDWNLFTMINLVSTPANTTLIEEVRTSWQSYDFPPGRMLTAHFTEGGRLFDTLDTKTKKNIRYRLNLLEREGHHIEFRRLPADGIDQAVDLYAKHHIERWASKGGSYFQNPDNVRYLKLSTASSYRAGIGHVFELLIDGRIAAQDFDILDGETCYGDKTGMSNDFLRYSPGWLVMMHAMDQLQDRGAKRCVMGIGGESYKYEMGGVESPLIGIRATRGLVAVLSKVSASPLVQKVSTRLGFKGDEVAVNVPRT, encoded by the coding sequence GTGAAGGTCACACTGATCGATTCTCCTGAGGAGCTGCCCGATTTCGAGGAGCGATGGGAATCATTGAGGCGGGAATGCGGGGGCACGGTCTTCGCTTCCAACTATCTGACGAGGGCATGGTTCGAGGGATACGGGCACATCGCCGAGCCCCGGGTGATAGTCGTCGAGGACGGTGGGGACCTGGTGGGAGTGGCTCCACTGACCACATATCAATATCGCATCGGGAAGCTGCCGGTTAAAGTGCTCGCCCTGGCCGGGGAGATGAGGGATCGATTGCGGCTATCCACCACCTCCCTGCTATTCATGCCGGAGCGCAAGGACATCCTTGACCTTATGATGCGGGAGATTAAACGCCTAGATTGGAACCTTTTCACGATGATCAACCTGGTGAGCACTCCGGCCAACACCACACTGATAGAGGAAGTAAGGACGAGCTGGCAGAGTTACGATTTCCCTCCCGGTCGAATGCTGACCGCCCATTTTACAGAGGGTGGCCGGTTGTTCGATACGCTGGATACCAAGACGAAGAAGAACATCAGATACCGCCTCAATCTGCTGGAGAGGGAGGGCCACCATATCGAATTCCGCCGACTACCGGCGGATGGCATCGACCAGGCGGTGGATCTCTACGCGAAGCATCACATCGAGCGCTGGGCCTCCAAGGGCGGGAGCTACTTCCAGAATCCCGATAACGTCCGGTATCTGAAGCTCTCCACCGCCAGCTCGTACCGCGCCGGTATCGGACATGTTTTCGAACTCCTCATCGATGGCAGGATCGCTGCCCAAGACTTTGACATCCTGGATGGAGAGACATGCTACGGCGATAAGACCGGCATGAGCAACGATTTCCTGCGCTACTCGCCCGGCTGGCTGGTCATGATGCATGCCATGGACCAGCTGCAGGACAGGGGAGCGAAGAGGTGCGTCATGGGGATCGGAGGAGAGAGCTACAAGTACGAAATGGGCGGGGTGGAGAGTCCGCTCATAGGGATCAGGGCGACCCGAGGCCTGGTCGCCGTCCTCAGCAAGGTGTCCGCTTCCCCGCTTGTGCAGAAGGTCAGCACTCGGCTGGGCTTCAAGGGGGACGAGGTCGCGGTGAACGTTCCACGCACCTGA